A single region of the Raphanus sativus cultivar WK10039 chromosome 1, ASM80110v3, whole genome shotgun sequence genome encodes:
- the LOC108847932 gene encoding uncharacterized protein LOC108847932 translates to MARATVSLQIEKLRLPEYKPDEEKDAGYCQLFVETLNEQALTWFSQLSENSIRSFRDLSAVFLKTYIMFTKRAVTASSLWNMAQTKDQSLKDYMEKFKTIVSRVDVPDHIAIDALMNTLLVNSKFRKDLYSNPTTSLPDAIARSHNFIRMEEDTKAIIRKQKAAKPAAAKSAGARTEPRQHAPSDTGSKKGGLLYVVDENNAPVSTMVMHDKKWNVYQRETDSPDASPSTPSAGTVAKVDSATGPTRTPIDLTKNCKYHDVKGHDTTECKSLYAQFLSSIESGDYKIQPPKPKPKGENSWSRNKDKKAQRKSQGKNQVEDPIKLSGKLTRALHRKLQHSPNNWGAYTTSRVG, encoded by the exons ATGGCCAGAGCTACTGTCAGCCTTCAAATTGAGAAGCTCCGTCTCCCCGAGTACAAACCCGACGAAGAGAAGGACGCAGGATACTGtcagctcttcgtcgaaacaCTAAACGAACAAGCGTTAACCTGGTTCTCCCAACTCAGCGAGAACTCGATTCGAAGTTTCCGAGACCTCTCAGCTGTGTTTctcaagacttacatcatgTTCACAAAGCGAGCAGTAACCGCTTCTAGCCTGTGGAATATGGCGCAAACAAAGGACCAAAGCCTTAAAgactacatggaaaagttcaagacAATCGTTTCCCGAGTCGACGTTCCCGATCACATCGCTATCGACGCCTTGATGAACACCCTCCTCGTCAATTCGAAGTTTCGAAAGGACTTGTATTCCAACCCTACGACTTCGCTCCCTGACGCTATCGCCAGATCTCACAACTTcatccgaatggaagaagaCACCAAGGCGATAATCCGAAAGCAGAAAGCCGCCAAGCCTGCAGCAGCCAAGAGTGCGGGTGCTCGGACAGAGCCGCGCCAGCACGCACCAAGTGATACTGGCAGCAAAAAGGGCGGTCTCCTCTACGTCGTAGATGAGAACAACGCCCCCGTTTCAACCATGGTCATGCACGACAAAAAATGGAATGTCTATCAGCGAGAAACCGACTCTCCCGATGCGTCTCCCAGTACCCCGAGTGCTGGAACCGTGGCTAAAGTCGATTCGGCGACGGGACCGACCAGAACGCCCATCGATCTTACGAAGAATTGCAAGTATCACGACGTCAAGGGGCACGATACGACTGAGTGCAAATCTCTCTAcgcccagttcctctcctcgatcgaAAGCGGAGATTACAAGATCCAGCCGCCGAAACCCAAACCGAAGGGGGAGAACAGCTGGAGcaggaacaaagacaagaaagCTCAGCGAAAATCGCAGGGCAAAAACC AAGTTGAGGATCCTATCAAGTTATCTGGTAAACTCACCAGAGCTCTTCACAGGAAGCTGCAGCACAGCCCTAATAATTGGGGAGCTTATACCACTTCGAGAGTTGGGTAA